Below is a genomic region from Astyanax mexicanus isolate ESR-SI-001 chromosome 25, AstMex3_surface, whole genome shotgun sequence.
atttattttttttatctaatttaatttattttatttttttaattctctaaCTCTGTCAGTCTGCTGTACAGAGTGATGTCTCAGAGTGATTTTGAGGACGTGTCCTGCTTTGGGAAGCTGAGAAGTGAAGACCTAGAGGACTTAGCGGTGGTTGTCTATGAGTGCACCGATACCGTTACAGGTCATGACCCTGACACAGAGATGGAGTACACCAACCTGAAGAAGAAACTGCACTTTCTCCAATCAGGTATCAGCAATGTTTTTGGGATTATCTGAAATTTTAAAAGCTAAAGATACAGTTTGATGGATTTCTTCCCAGTGTCCTGAAATGTGTATAGTGTGAAACCAGCTTTAGGGAGGAGATACTACAGATAAATTAGACCATAAAATAAGATTacatgtgtttttgtttatttaccactagatggagactctgcaggaagcagatgctacagactggctgcagtgggtctgggtctgctgtgtgctctcctgctgactgccatcacacTGCTGTGGTTCAAGTTCACTgtagagagagaccagttacagaccagttacaacaACCTAACTATTaaaagagaccagttacagaccagttacaccaacctgagtATTaaaagagaccagttacagaagAAGAGAGATGATCTGCAGAAGATACTTTCTGATCTGAGTAAGTAAATATATTGATTATTGGTTACTGGAACCCCATCAAAAAAGACCATTGAAGTTGTCAGTATTAGGGCgtggcagtgtgtctttgctatcgtaacgactggaaaagtatgtGTGTGaggctaggctaacagactgcagatattAATGGAGATGCAagcggctaactggcgatgctaactgtatttctgaactaaattaatcgCTGTTTTTAACagcctttacaacaccagaatacaACTGTCAGTGCTAATGCTAgttaggctaacagactgcagatgcgCTAATACACTAATTACGTCAATATAGGCCCGATCCAGATATTGTATCgcatcggtcccatctctactacctaggttgtattcagtcactTGTgctttccattgccaagatagcaataccccagaaacgtacctgaacacacttaaacacacctcatttctagaCCAGTAGCTACAgtagatatattcacacacactgttGCTGTTTAAATAATTCAGGCGAAAGGAGTGtagacagggtgtaagatagcaatgagcatgctGAATCAGTGGCGAAACTTAGTCTTTATGTACGTGCGCTATTCTTCACCCTTCATCCTCCTATTGTTGGGGGCTTTATTAGTGATTAATTAAGGGGTTTTAAGTTGTGTTTTAAAAGGCTGTGGGTTATTCTTTACTCCAATCAACTCCGGTGACACTTAAATAATTACACACATATGAGCAGATACTTAAGCTAATTCAGAAAAGcgtattttaatgattttaatagggtttttttttttgcagttttgctaAGTGGATGGAAATATTTCAACTCCAGTTTTTACTACATCTCTACTGTGGAGAAGAACTGGTATAACAGCAGAAAGGAGTGTAAAGACAGAGGAACAGACCTGCTGATCATCAATAGCAGAGAggaacaggtgagagagagagagagagagagagagagagagagagagagaaagagtgagatctATATCTATTCTAATTTAATCAATGTTTTTATGGATTTCAGGAATTCATCAATAAAGAATTTGGCAGAACTGAAGCTTGGATTGGTCTGACTGATGAAAAAACAGAGAaggtctggaaatgggtggacggtTCACCTCTGACCACTAAgtaagaaacactgaacactgtaGTTTTCCAATGATCTAGAAGTAAAATAGTGAACACTCTGATTCTGTGTGTTTTAGGTTCTGGTGGGCGGGAGAACCTAATGATTATCAAAATGATGACTGCGCTATAACCAGCTACCAGAAAgctaaatctgatttattaaCCTGGGCTGATTATCCCTGTGAGCACCCTGTATCCTGGATCTGTGAGAAACATTTAAATGGACTGTAACTGAGAGTAAATCAGAGTGAAGCTCAGAGAGTGATATTAAAGCTCTGTATTAAtctgtgtatttattatatttatgtaataaTCCTCACTGCAGCTTTTCCTACTGGAGCACATTCATTCTTAATACTTACGTATCATGTATTTATTCATGACCTCTGTAGTGCGTTACTCATTTTCCTAAAATGCCTGTATCAGCATCTGTCCACCAGGATGCGCTATAAACCTTCAAGCAGCTGTCGTGTCTTTGTAAGCAGGTTCTATAATTAAAGCGGGGTTTTACTGTGGTACTAAATGAAGGATTTACTGGAAATATACAACAAATAGTATAAAATTAGTATAAAAGCTATAGCTGAGCTTCCTGCTATTAAAGTGAATTTAAACCACTGTTAGCTTGGTGCTATTTAAGAGGTTTTAATGTTTCTACTGGTAATCAATCTGTTTCTATTATCTATGGTCTGTAGTGTTGTAATAATCTACTAATGTTTGCAGTGCTGTATAATTTTTGTTCAAACATGAATAAAGTCTTATCAGGTAGCCTGTTTTTAGAAATTATTGACATCTTTGCTGCAATGAATGCAAAAGTCTTTAAAGCATAATGTGGTACTTATAAAGTTTTTACCATTGTTTGACATGGTAGAAGTTATTAACCTCGCCTTGCACTCTTTGTGTTGGTTCAGTATCCTCAgcctggcaacccgagtgagcttggaGTCGATTAATGCTAAACTGTCTGTAAAAAGTACAGCATTACTGTCACTCAAATACTGGAACCcaataatgatactggacatcTTTATTGGATAGTCCATATACAGTGAAGTAAAacattatttgatcccttgctgattttgttagtttgcccactgacaaagatTTTGAACAGTCTATAACTTCTATAGTCTATAACTGTGCGTTGCacaggctgcataccccctttatGCGCCACTGTCTACAAACATGGGtaagaccaaagagctttctaagGATGTCAGAAACTAGTTCATAGACCTGCAATGGCTGGAATAGGCTACAAAACTATAAGCAAGACACTGGGTGAGAAGGAGACAGCTAATggtgcaatattaaaaaatggaAGGAATACAAAATTATCATCAATCAACATTGATCTGGGTTTTGCGGGTTGTTTCTCTGCTAAGGGCCAAGGACTACTTCACCGCATCAATGGGAGAATGGATTGAGCCATGTACCATAAAATCCTGAGTGACAACTCCCCTGCCTTCACCCCTCCACCAGGACATTAAAAATGGgccatggctgggtcttccagcatgacaatgacccaaaacatacagccccAAGGCAACAAAGGAGCGGCCCAGAAAGAAGCACTTTAAGGTTAGAAGTGGCCTATAGCTTTCTCCAGACCTTAATCTCATAGAAAACTTATGGAGGGAGATGAAGCTctgagttgccaagcgacagcctcAAAATCTTAATGA
It encodes:
- the LOC111189970 gene encoding C-type lectin domain family 4 member F-like codes for the protein MSQSDFEDVSCFGKLRSEDLEDLAVVVYECTDTVTGHDPDTEMEYTNLKKKLHFLQSDGDSAGSRCYRLAAVGLGLLCALLLTAITLLWFKFTVERDQLQTSYNNLTIKRDQLQTSYTNLSIKRDQLQKKRDDLQKILSDLILLSGWKYFNSSFYYISTVEKNWYNSRKECKDRGTDLLIINSREEQEFINKEFGRTEAWIGLTDEKTEKVWKWVDGSPLTTK